One segment of Dromaius novaehollandiae isolate bDroNov1 chromosome Z, bDroNov1.hap1, whole genome shotgun sequence DNA contains the following:
- the LOC112987075 gene encoding WD repeat-containing protein 41 isoform X2, whose amino-acid sequence MVTMTGKESGLSILTAFNSWLTPKAKEKIRRFASAGDDGIIFLWNAQTGEKLFELHGHAHKITAIAPFYSSDASGENNQLILTASADRTVIVWDCSSGKQIQKVSCFHSTVKCLTVLQRLDVWLSGGSDLCVWNRKLDLLCKTSHLTDAGISALVELPKNCVAAAVGKELIIFRLIDRPEGWNVLEVKRLVDHQDNILSLVSVNDLTFVTGSHVGELIVWDAFDWTKQASECNFWDSSLHTDAQPEIKLSQSPNETSVQHLTSDEECVFAAVGKGIYVYSLQMKRVIACQKTAHDSSVLHIAKLPNRQLISCSEDGSVRIWELREKQQLPAEPVPTGFFNMWGFGRANKQANQAAKKTQENTTMYFLELVGDLIGHSSAVQMFLYFGELGLATCSADHLVILWKDGERESRLRSVTLFQKLAQNGGSQLKF is encoded by the exons ATGGTGACCATGACTGGAAAAGAATCAG GTCTCTCGATATTAACTGCATTTAACTCTTGGCTGACacctaaagcaaaagaaaaaattagaag GTTCGCTTCTGCAGGAGATGATGGGATCATATTTCTGTGGAATGCTCAG actgGAGAGAAACTTTTTGAACTACATGGACACGCACACAAAATTACAGCTATTGCACCATTTTATTCGTCAGATGCTTCTGGAGAAAACAATCAATTGATACTAACAGCATCAGCTGATAGAACAGTTATT GTTTGGGACTGCAGTAGTGGCAAACAGATTCAGAAAGTGTCTTGTTTCCATTCTACTGTAAAG TGTTTGACAGTTCTTCAAAGACTGGATGTATGGTTGTCTGGAGGGAGTGATCTATGTGTTTGGAACCGAAAATTAGATCTCTTGTGCAAGACCAGTCATCTTACTGATGCAG GTATCAGTGCTTTGGTTGAATTGCCTAAAAATTGTGTTGCAGCAGCTGTTGGCAAAGAGCTAA TCATTTTTAGGTTGATTGATAGACCTGAAGGTTGGAATGTCCTTGAAGTAAAACGCCTTGTTGACCATCAGGATAACATCTTGTCGTTGGTCAGTGTTAATG atttgaCTTTTGTGACAGGTTCTCATGTGGGTGAATTAATAGTTTGGGATGCATTTGACTGGACAAAGCAAGCATCCGAGTGCAACTTCTGGGACTCTTCTCTCCACACAGATGCACAGCCAGAAATAAAGTTATCCCAAAGCCCAAATGAAACTTCAGTTCAACACTTAACATCTGATGAGGAG TGTGTGTTTGCTGCTGTTGGGAAAGGCATATACGTATATAGTCTTCAAATGAAGCGTGTGATTGCCTGCCAGAAAACTGCTCATGACTCCTCTGTACTGCACATTGCAAAACTTCCAAACAG GCAGCTGATATCCTGTTCAGAAGATGGCAGTGTTCGCATTTGGGAGCTCCgagaaaagcagcagctaccAGCTGAGCCGGTTCCAACAG GGTTTTTCAACATGTGGGGATTTGGAAGGGCAAACAAGCAGGCAAATCAAGCTGCTAAAAAGACACAGGAGAACACAACTATGTATTTCTTGGAGTTAGTTGGTGATTTGATTGGTCATTCATCAGCTGTGCAG atgTTCCTGTACTTTGGTGAACTAGGACTGGCTACGTGCTCTGCTGACCATCTTGTTATTTTGTGGAAGGATGGTGAACGGGAATCTAGACTCCGCAGTGTAACATTATTTCAGAAATTGGCACAAAATGGTGGCTCACAGCTCAAATTCTAA
- the LOC112987075 gene encoding WD repeat-containing protein 41 isoform X1, with product MLRWLIGGGREPQGLAEKSSVQTIGEEQIQNPYTELLVLKGHQDIVRFLVQIDDCRFASAGDDGIIFLWNAQTGEKLFELHGHAHKITAIAPFYSSDASGENNQLILTASADRTVIVWDCSSGKQIQKVSCFHSTVKCLTVLQRLDVWLSGGSDLCVWNRKLDLLCKTSHLTDAGISALVELPKNCVAAAVGKELIIFRLIDRPEGWNVLEVKRLVDHQDNILSLVSVNDLTFVTGSHVGELIVWDAFDWTKQASECNFWDSSLHTDAQPEIKLSQSPNETSVQHLTSDEECVFAAVGKGIYVYSLQMKRVIACQKTAHDSSVLHIAKLPNRQLISCSEDGSVRIWELREKQQLPAEPVPTGFFNMWGFGRANKQANQAAKKTQENTTMYFLELVGDLIGHSSAVQMFLYFGELGLATCSADHLVILWKDGERESRLRSVTLFQKLAQNGGSQLKF from the exons AAATCATCTGTACAGACCATTGGTGAAGAACAAATACAGAATCCTTACACAGAGCTCCTTGTATTGAAAGGCCATCAAGATATAGTACGATTTCTAGTACAAATAGATGACTGCAG GTTCGCTTCTGCAGGAGATGATGGGATCATATTTCTGTGGAATGCTCAG actgGAGAGAAACTTTTTGAACTACATGGACACGCACACAAAATTACAGCTATTGCACCATTTTATTCGTCAGATGCTTCTGGAGAAAACAATCAATTGATACTAACAGCATCAGCTGATAGAACAGTTATT GTTTGGGACTGCAGTAGTGGCAAACAGATTCAGAAAGTGTCTTGTTTCCATTCTACTGTAAAG TGTTTGACAGTTCTTCAAAGACTGGATGTATGGTTGTCTGGAGGGAGTGATCTATGTGTTTGGAACCGAAAATTAGATCTCTTGTGCAAGACCAGTCATCTTACTGATGCAG GTATCAGTGCTTTGGTTGAATTGCCTAAAAATTGTGTTGCAGCAGCTGTTGGCAAAGAGCTAA TCATTTTTAGGTTGATTGATAGACCTGAAGGTTGGAATGTCCTTGAAGTAAAACGCCTTGTTGACCATCAGGATAACATCTTGTCGTTGGTCAGTGTTAATG atttgaCTTTTGTGACAGGTTCTCATGTGGGTGAATTAATAGTTTGGGATGCATTTGACTGGACAAAGCAAGCATCCGAGTGCAACTTCTGGGACTCTTCTCTCCACACAGATGCACAGCCAGAAATAAAGTTATCCCAAAGCCCAAATGAAACTTCAGTTCAACACTTAACATCTGATGAGGAG TGTGTGTTTGCTGCTGTTGGGAAAGGCATATACGTATATAGTCTTCAAATGAAGCGTGTGATTGCCTGCCAGAAAACTGCTCATGACTCCTCTGTACTGCACATTGCAAAACTTCCAAACAG GCAGCTGATATCCTGTTCAGAAGATGGCAGTGTTCGCATTTGGGAGCTCCgagaaaagcagcagctaccAGCTGAGCCGGTTCCAACAG GGTTTTTCAACATGTGGGGATTTGGAAGGGCAAACAAGCAGGCAAATCAAGCTGCTAAAAAGACACAGGAGAACACAACTATGTATTTCTTGGAGTTAGTTGGTGATTTGATTGGTCATTCATCAGCTGTGCAG atgTTCCTGTACTTTGGTGAACTAGGACTGGCTACGTGCTCTGCTGACCATCTTGTTATTTTGTGGAAGGATGGTGAACGGGAATCTAGACTCCGCAGTGTAACATTATTTCAGAAATTGGCACAAAATGGTGGCTCACAGCTCAAATTCTAA